From Anopheles coluzzii chromosome 3, AcolN3, whole genome shotgun sequence, the proteins below share one genomic window:
- the LOC120958864 gene encoding fumarylacetoacetate hydrolase domain-containing protein 2-like: MTTIASIAVRSSRLSSAIVGAFGGKSTSWIHPQAVSSRRFISNSTVKAMRFVQFRTAATGEKQRLGVLSEDGTQVSDISDRYEGDLITLIRSGASLDEVKASAAKAAPLKVDSVELLAPVTNPQKILCVGLNYSGHCEEQNKPIPKEPMFFSKYATTIVGPHDDVIAHKISDQIDWEVELAVIIGKKAKSVAKANAMDYVFGYTVAQDISARDWQKQRNGGQFLIGKSMDTFCPLGPAAVHKSLVKDPHQLAIKCSVNGVEKQNGSTSELIFRIDDIIARVTESITLLPGDVILTGTPAGVGMHRKPAEFLKPGDVIDSEIEGLGKIKNKVVADS, encoded by the exons ATGACGACGATCGCCAGCATTGCCGTACGCAGTTCACGGCTGTCAAGTGCCATCGTCGGTGCGTTTGGAGGCAAGTCTACCAGCTGGATACATCCACAGGCTGTTTCTTCTAGAAG ATTCATTTCCAACTCCACCGTCAAAGCGATGCGTTTCGTTCAGTTCCGTACGGCCGCCACCGGTGAGAAGCAGCGGCTCGGCGTCTTATCGGAGGATGGCACCCAGGTGTCCGACATCTCCGACCGATATGAAGGTGACCTGATAACGCTCATCCGCTCGGGCGCTTCGCTCGACGAGGTGAAAGCGTCGGCCGCGAAAGCTGCCCCGCTCAAGGTGGATAGCGTCGAGCTGCTCGCTCCGGTTACCAACCCGCAGAAGATTCTGTGCGTCGGGCTGAACTACAGCGGGCACTGCGAGGAGCAGAACAAACCGATCCCGAAGGAGCCGATGTTTTTCAGCAAGTATGCGACAACGATCGTCGGACCGCATGATGACGTGATCGCGCACAAAATATCCGAT CAAATCGATTGGGAAGTGGAGCTGGCGGTCATCATCGGCAAGAAGGCGAAAAGTGTGGCCAAAGCGAACGCAATGGACTACGTGTTCGGGTACACCGTGGCGCAGGACATTTCCGCACGCGATTGGCAGAAGCAGCGCAACGGTGGCCAGTTTCTGATCGGCAAATCGATGGATACGTTCTGTCCGCTGGGTCCGGCTGCCGTGCACAAGTCGCTGGTGAAGGATCCACACCAGCTGGCGATCAAGTGCAGCGTGAACGGGGTCGAGAAGCAGAACGGTAGCACGAGTGAGCTGATCTTCCGCATTGACGACATCATCGCTCGGGTTACAGA ATCCATTACACTGCTGCCTGGGGATGTCATTCTGACGGGAACGCCGGCCGGTGTCGGTATGCATCGCAAGCCGGCCGAGTTTTTGAAGCCAGGTGACGTTATCGACAGCGAGATTGAGGGTCTTGGCAAAATCAAGAACAAGGTCGTTGCCGATTCCTAA
- the LOC120958863 gene encoding quinone oxidoreductase-like protein 2: MLTKLLPRLSGKLCETTINKYGGQYISVCYAHKAAVLREAGKPVALETVKKNEKLKNDEVRVKVHYCSLNTTDVKIIAGKHAELNVPLPFIPGHEFSGEIVEIGQDNPHHFNRGDRVVVMNDLQDPNGGLISEAVVKNRDVWTVPQSVPLKEMAVLPYGHGTALLTFALHCNLKENDLILITAGPAGMGLAAIDLAVSVYKAKVIAVCDTESSSDLVRQKGAHKVVSMTKNNYTKLYKNVQDAMGDKKAKLAYDAVGKGLLHLLADFVEPTNGQLISVDPFFNASKFPTEVPEFERPKRKEKEGKPDQDQESKAKLIQNVRHFDLYEYPDVDTYRQMIADTIEMRSEGMIAGHISKIFPLAKIQQAIEFIQQKQCTGKVLIDVQCPDEDDCPEGKDKKDKKSKEGDGEKKKSKD, from the exons ATGTTAACCAAGTTACTTCCCAGACTTTCCGGCAAATTATGCGAAACAACCATCAACAAGTACGGTGGGCAGTACATCAGTGTGTGCTACGCCCACAAGGCAGCCGTCCTGCGCGAAGCCGGCAAACCCGTCGCACTGGAAACGGTGAAAAAGAACGAGAAGCTAAAAAACGATGAG GTGCGCGTTAAGGTACACTATTGCAGCCTCAACACTACGGACGTGAAAATCATTGCCGGAAAGCATGCGGAGCTAAACGTGCCCTTGCCGTTCATCCCCGGACACGAATTTTCCGGCGAAATTGTCGAAATCGGCCAAGACAACCCGCACCATTTCAACCGGGGCGAtcgggtggtggtgatgaacGATCTGCAGGACCCGAATGGGGGCCTCATCTCGGAGGCGGTCGTAAAAAATCGAGACGTCTGGACCGTACCGCAGTCGGTGCCGCTCAAAGAAATGGCCGTCCTGCCGTACGGGCACGGTACCGCGCTGCTAACGTTCGCGCTGCACTGCAATTTGAAGGAAAACGATCTGATACTGATAACGGCCGGCCCGGCCGGTATGGGACTGGCTGCGATCGATCTGGCGGTCAGCGTGTACAAAGCGAAGGTGATTGCCGTGTGCGACACGGAGAGCAGCTCCGATCTGGTGCGGCAGAAGGGCGCCCACAAGGTGGTCAGCATGACGAAGAACAACTACACGAAGCTGTACAAGAACGTGCAGGACGCGATGGGCGACAAGAAGGCGAAGCTGGCGTACGATGCGGTCGGCAAGGGGTTGCTGCATCTGCTTGCTGACTT cgTTGAACCAACCAACGGACAGCTCATCTCGGTGGATCCCTTCTTCAACGCGTCCAAATTCCCCACCGAGGTGCCCGAATTCGAGCGCCcgaagcgaaaggaaaaggagggcAAACCGGACCAGGACCAGGAATCGAAGGCAAAGCTGATCCAAAACGTTCGCCACTTCGATCTGTACGAGTATCCGGATGTCGATACGTACCGGCAGATGATAGCGGACACGATCGAGATGCGCTCGGAGGGTATGATAGCGGGACATATTAGCAAAATCTTTCCGCTGGCCAAAATCCAACAAGCGATCGAGTTCATACAGCAGAAACAGTGCACGGGCAAGGTGCTGATCGATGTGCAGTGCCCGGATGAGGATGACTGTCCCGAGGGGAAGGACAAGAAGGATAAGAAGAGTAAGGAGGGGGatggagagaagaagaaatcgAAAGATTAG
- the LOC120958866 gene encoding 39S ribosomal protein L35, mitochondrial: protein MIRNIASLAVRQMVQTRTLASRMQPVGSSLALNTSRTFSTFLRSAEASSLRSTIAGTPSSSAGLIKPVAAVRLLDAVASSPLLQTQPSRTVIKFSLRKGKRKTVKAVIKRFKRLDWGGWIRTLSGRHKKMWRKKANRKRRLRQHVLVNATQSTLLDKMVTKYWKRPRYYIDDPYTPYHTREEFVYTRRKPLK, encoded by the exons ATGATTAGGAATATTGCTTCACTGG CTGTACGCCAAATGGTGCAAACCAGAACCCTAGCTAGTCGGATGCAGCCGGTGGGTTCATCGCTTGCTCTAAACACAAGCCGTACTTTTTCCACCTTTCTACGGTCCGCCGAAGCTTCATCCCTTCGCAGCACGATCGCTGGCACTCCTTCCAGCTCGGCCGGACTCATCAAACCCGTCGCCGCCGTCCGGCTGCTTGATGCCGTAGCATCCTCGCCACTGCTGCAAACGCAACCCAGCCGTACCGTGATCAAGTTTTCACTGCGCAAAGGCAAAAGGAAGACGGTGAAGGCGGTCATCAAGCGCTTCAAGCGGCTGGATTGGGGCGGATGGATACGGACGCTTTCCGGCCGGCATAAGAAAATGTGGCGCAAGAAAGCGAACCGCAAGCGCCGGCTGCGGCAGCACGTGCTGGTGAATGCGACACAATCGACGCTGCTGGACAAGATGGTAACCAAGTATTGGAAGCGTCCCCGGTACTACATCGACGATCCGTACACACCGTACCACACGCGGGAGGAGTTCGTGTACACCCGAAGGAAGCCGCTGAAGTGA
- the LOC120958862 gene encoding odorant receptor 56a-like: protein MELKEEWILPDVVYANPLLKRTLLGLRYYGILLGQSQSYKKVHCFRGMVFTLSMVLFNCTQYIDLWQVWGSVSDMTANAATTLLFSTTIFRIIFFYFHRARFNSIIQAAHDGIERILKDGWTDEQSIVGSNVRYLKRLAVVFWSCALVTANMMCVYSLVQYLTYEEGPPDGTGTSAANITRKGQPIPPTPILRSWYPTADGKDKHFLEIYLIQLYIMYVGQLIVPSWHMFMVTLMIYGRTECSVLNHRLCFLERYHAAGKDDPTAPVNNAERRSLMIDCIKRQASLVSFTRELEQLTRAAVFLDFVVFSVLLCALLFEASMTPSGVQVFIDVCYITTMTTILFLYYWHANEIHACADRLSMSAYKSDWYRYDRGTNRMLQIFILYSNRPLKMHAFFISMSLDTFLAILRASYSYFTILKQLTD from the exons ATGGAGCTGAAGGAAGAATGGATCCTTCCGGACGTGGTGTACGCAAATCCGCTGCTAAAGCGTACCCTGCTCGGCCTAAGGTACTACGGCATACTGCTCGGTCAGTCACAAAGCTACAAGAAAGTGCACTGCTTCCGGGGCATGGTGTTTACGCTGTCGATGGTGCTGTTTAACTGCACGCAGTACATCGATCTGTGGCAGGTTTGGGGCTCCGTTTCGGACATGACGGCGAACGCGGCCACCACGCTACTGTTCAGCACGACCATCTTTCGCATCATCTTTTTCTACTTTCATCGGGCTC GATTTAACAGCATCATTCAAGCCGCTCACGACGGTATTGAGCGGATCCTAAAGGACGGATGGACCGATGAGCAGAGCATTGTGGGCAGCAATGTGCGCTATCTGAAGCGGCTGGCCGTTGTCTTCTGGAGCTGCGCCCTAGTGACGGCCAACATGATGTGCGTTTATTCTTTGGTGCAATATTTAACGTATGAAGAAGGACCACCCGATGGCACTGGGACGAGTGCTGCGAACATCACGCGCAAAGGGCAACCGATTCCACCGACGCCAATTCTACGCTCCTGGTATCCAACGGCCGATGGCAAGGATAAGCACTTTCTCGAGATTTACCTCATCCAGCTGTACATCATGTATGTCGGCCAGCTGATCGTCCCGTCCTGGCACATGTTTATGGTCACGCTGATGATCTACGGCCGCACCGAGTGTAGTGTGCTGAACCATCGGCTCTGCTTTCTGGAACGCTACCACGCGGCTGGAAAGGACGATCCTACCGCCCCGGTGAACAATGCGGAACGCCGATCGCTTATGATCGATTGCATCAAACGGCAGGCAAGCTTGGTATCGTTCACCAGGGAGCTGGAGCAGCTAACGCGTGCCGCCGTGTTCCTTGACTTTGTCGTGTTCTCCGTCCTGCTCTGTGCGCTACTGTTCGAAGCATCGATGACGCCGTCCGGGGTGCAGGTGTTTATCGACGTCTGCTACATTACCACGATGACGACGATTCTGTTCCTTTACTATTGGCACGCGAACGAGATACATGCGTGC GCCGACCGGCTTTCAATGTCGGCGTACAAAAGTGACTGGTATCGGTACGATCGGGGCACGAACCGGATGCTACAGATCTTTATCCTGTACAGCAATCGGCCGCTTAAAATGCACGCATTCTTTATCTCGATGTCGCTGGACACGTTTTTAGCG ATTCTGCGCGCGTCGTACAGTTATTTCAccattttgaaacaattaaCCGACTAA
- the LOC120958865 gene encoding U1 small nuclear ribonucleoprotein A, translating to MDIRPNHTIYINNLNEKINKVELKKSLYAIFSQFGQILDIVAYKTLKMRGQAFIIFKEISSATNAMRTMQGFPFYDKPMRINYCKTDSDMIAKLKGTFQERPKRVKQPKPIQTEDKKAKKLKNAGEVGATNNSATAEQPPNQILFLTNLPEETNEMMLSMLFNQFPGFKEVRLVPNRHDIAFVEFATELQSGAAREALQGFKITPTHAMKISFAKK from the coding sequence ATGGACATCCGACCAAATCACACCATCTACATCAACAACCTGAACGAGAAGATCAACAAGGTGGAGTTGAAAAAGTCGCTCTACGCCATCTTCTCCCAGTTCGGCCAGATACTCGACATTGTCGCGTACAAGACGCTCAAAATGCGGGGCCAGGCGTTTATCATCTTCAAGGAGATCTCGAGCGCCACCAATGCGATGCGCACGATGCAAGGGTTCCCCTTCTACGACAAGCCGATGCGCATCAACTACTGCAAAACCGACAGCGACATGATAGCGAAGCTGAAGGGCACGTTCCAGGAGCGGCCGAAGCGCGTCAAGCAACCGAAACCCATCCAGACGGAGGATAAGAAGGCGAAGAAGCTGAAGAATGCGGGCGAGGTGGGTGCGACAAACAATTCGGCGACGGCCGAGCAGCCGCCCAACCAGATCCTCTTCCTGACCAACCTGCCGGAGGAAACGAACGAGATGATGCTGTCGATGTTGTTCAACCAGTTCCCGGGCTTCAAGGAGGTGCGGCTGGTGCCGAACCGGCACGACATTGCGTTCGTGGAGTTTGCGACGGAACTGCAGAGCGGGGCGGCCCGGGAAGCGCTGCAAGGGTTCAAGATTACGCCGACGCACGCGATGAAGATTTCGTTTGCGAAGAAGTAA
- the LOC120958867 gene encoding uncharacterized protein LOC120958867: MAQGKLKVKSKQPPNAKKAANKKKGTAFNKRKNAPIQSKKHKFEEAHKLKQVITKTVNKKNEDDIRKVAYEGQTKLSQAQLAVQEHHRKQAENDASEAGSSKG, encoded by the exons ATGGCTCAGGGAAAATTGAAAGTAAAATCGAAACAACCGCCAAATGCGAAGAAAGCCGCCAACAAGAAGAAAGGAACGGCATTCAATAAGCGAAAGA ATGCACCGATCCAGTCGAAGAAGCACAAGTTTGAGGAGGCGCACAAGCTGAAGCAGGTCATTACGAAGACGGTTAACAAGAAGAACGAGGACGACATACGGAAGGTGGCGTACGAGGGGCAAACCAAGCTCAGCCAGGCACAGCTCGCGGTCCAGGAGCATCATCGGAAGCAGGCGGAGAATGATGCAAGCGAGGCGGGCTCTTCGAAGGGATAG